One Ahaetulla prasina isolate Xishuangbanna chromosome 1, ASM2864084v1, whole genome shotgun sequence DNA window includes the following coding sequences:
- the C1H1orf198 gene encoding uncharacterized protein C1orf198 homolog isoform X1 — MASMAAAIAASRTAVLNGNRPLDERERKRFSYFSSLSPMARKIMAEKERIRERYGPDWERLPPRQQDEIIDKSLVQPNIQARYAAHRGAARDNPPPVCYPNLRLNTGQKVVRFGDEDITWQDEHSAPFSWETKSQMEFSIASLLIQEPGAAAPQHEQKQPSKTAPGPPAPKPSQSGKPQNSDVLIPAKKEEESSFWKINAERSKYEGEQSEFHSLTPSQIKSMEKGEKTLQPYYRQESGPKEASKPEKPSAPKPEKAIAPVVPTTPVEWEKPPSDQPAVSAFDAPSDPAEKLSSAATQNEDAQNSFVPDLQGFGQSNANNVILKTGFDFLDNW; from the exons ATGGCGTCCATGGCGGCGGCGATCGCAGCTTCTCGTACGGCGGTCCTGAATGGGAACCGGCCGCTGGACGAGCGGGAACGTAAGCGCTTCAGCTACTTCTCTTCGCTGAGCCCCATGGCTCGCAAAATCATGGCGGAGAAGGAGCGCATCCGCGAACGCTACGGGCCAGACTGGGAGCGGCTGCCGCCCCGCCAGCAAGACGAGATTATTGACAAAAGCCTGGTGCAGCCCAACATCCAGGCCCGGTACGCGGCTCACCGAGGGGCAGCCCGAGACAACCCGCCTCCGGTCTGCTACCCGAATCTGCGCCTCAATACCGGCCAGAAGGTAGTGCGCTTCGGGGACGAG gATATCACCTGGCAAGATGAGCACTCTGCTCCTTTTTCTTGGGAAACTAAG AGTCAAATGGAATTCAGTATTGCTTCTCTGTTGATCCAAGAACCGGGTGCTGCAGCCCCTCAGCACGAACAGAAACAGCCTAGCAAAACCGCACCTGGCCCCCCAGCCCCCAAACCTTCCCAGAGTGGTAAACCGCAAAACTCAGATGTGCTTATACCAGCCAAAAAAGAGGAGGAGTCCTCGTTTTGGAAGATCAACGCTGAGCGCTCCAAGTACGAAGGAGAACAGTCTGAGTTCCATTCGCTAACCCCAAGCCAAATTAAATCCatggaaaaaggagagaaaacccTCCAGCCTTATTATAGGCAAGAATCTGGCCCAAAAGAAGCAAGTAAACCAGAGAAGCCTAGTGCTCCTAAGCCTGAAAAAGCGATCGCCCCAGTTGTTCCCACAACACCCGTAGAATGGGAAAAGCCTCCATCCGACCAACCTGCAGTTAGTGCCTTCGATGCTCCTTCTGACCCTGCAGAGAAATTGTCATCTGCTGCAACCCAAAATGAAGATGCCCAAAACAGTTTTGTTCCAGATTTACAAGGATTTGGGCAG agTAATGCAAACAATGTTATCCTGAAGACGGGATTTGATTTTCTGGACAATTGGTAG
- the C1H1orf198 gene encoding uncharacterized protein C1orf198 homolog isoform X2, protein MASMAAAIAASRTAVLNGNRPLDERERKRFSYFSSLSPMARKIMAEKERIRERYGPDWERLPPRQQDEIIDKSLVQPNIQARYAAHRGAARDNPPPVCYPNLRLNTGQKVVRFGDESQMEFSIASLLIQEPGAAAPQHEQKQPSKTAPGPPAPKPSQSGKPQNSDVLIPAKKEEESSFWKINAERSKYEGEQSEFHSLTPSQIKSMEKGEKTLQPYYRQESGPKEASKPEKPSAPKPEKAIAPVVPTTPVEWEKPPSDQPAVSAFDAPSDPAEKLSSAATQNEDAQNSFVPDLQGFGQSNANNVILKTGFDFLDNW, encoded by the exons ATGGCGTCCATGGCGGCGGCGATCGCAGCTTCTCGTACGGCGGTCCTGAATGGGAACCGGCCGCTGGACGAGCGGGAACGTAAGCGCTTCAGCTACTTCTCTTCGCTGAGCCCCATGGCTCGCAAAATCATGGCGGAGAAGGAGCGCATCCGCGAACGCTACGGGCCAGACTGGGAGCGGCTGCCGCCCCGCCAGCAAGACGAGATTATTGACAAAAGCCTGGTGCAGCCCAACATCCAGGCCCGGTACGCGGCTCACCGAGGGGCAGCCCGAGACAACCCGCCTCCGGTCTGCTACCCGAATCTGCGCCTCAATACCGGCCAGAAGGTAGTGCGCTTCGGGGACGAG AGTCAAATGGAATTCAGTATTGCTTCTCTGTTGATCCAAGAACCGGGTGCTGCAGCCCCTCAGCACGAACAGAAACAGCCTAGCAAAACCGCACCTGGCCCCCCAGCCCCCAAACCTTCCCAGAGTGGTAAACCGCAAAACTCAGATGTGCTTATACCAGCCAAAAAAGAGGAGGAGTCCTCGTTTTGGAAGATCAACGCTGAGCGCTCCAAGTACGAAGGAGAACAGTCTGAGTTCCATTCGCTAACCCCAAGCCAAATTAAATCCatggaaaaaggagagaaaacccTCCAGCCTTATTATAGGCAAGAATCTGGCCCAAAAGAAGCAAGTAAACCAGAGAAGCCTAGTGCTCCTAAGCCTGAAAAAGCGATCGCCCCAGTTGTTCCCACAACACCCGTAGAATGGGAAAAGCCTCCATCCGACCAACCTGCAGTTAGTGCCTTCGATGCTCCTTCTGACCCTGCAGAGAAATTGTCATCTGCTGCAACCCAAAATGAAGATGCCCAAAACAGTTTTGTTCCAGATTTACAAGGATTTGGGCAG agTAATGCAAACAATGTTATCCTGAAGACGGGATTTGATTTTCTGGACAATTGGTAG